In Leisingera sp. NJS204, the DNA window CGCCATGGGCGATAAAGTTCACCGCGTCATAGCGGGTCATTTCCTGGTCCTGCAGGAAGTATGCCGCATCGCTTTCGCGTTCAGCAAAGATCGCCACCAGCACATTGGCGCCTGTCACTTCGGTGCGGCCTGAGCTTTGCACATGGATTGCGGCCCGCTGAATGACCCGCTGGAAGGCGGCGGTCGGCACCGCTTCGGATCCGTCGATGTCGGTGACCAGATTGGCAAGATCCTCATCCACGAATTCCACCAGCGAGGATCGCAATTCGGTCAGATCGACACTGCAGGCGCGCATCACACGGGCCGCGTCGGGCTCGTCGATCAGGGCCAGAAGCAGATGTTCCAGGGTTGCGAATTCATGACGGCGTTCATTCGCCAGCGCCAGCGCTGCGTGAATGGCCTGTTCCAGGGTGCTCGAGAATGAAGGCACGGGCGTGCTCCTCTGATCTTGGGTTGGCCGGATGGGGCGGTATTAACCAACCCCGCAGTTCAACCATGTGCTTATAAGGTTAGAGTTTGGTTGATAGCGCGCCAGCTTCAAGGGCTTTTCTTCAATTTGGGGTCACAATTATTTTCTCCCTGTTGCGCCCCGATACCCTTGATTTGGTCAAAAACTGTCTTTGCGCCGGCGGATTTCGGCAAAAACCTCAGCGTCTTCAGCATCTTCCATGCGAAGGTGCGCTCTCACGGCACTGTCACCGGCGCGTAGGAACGGATTGGTGTCAAGTTCCAGCTGCAAGGATGACGGAACCGTAGGCATGCCGTCGTTCCGGGCCTTTGCGATATCACGTATACGCGCCTGCAACGCCGGGTTGCCGGGGTCGGCGGTGACTGCAAAGGCACCGTTGGATTGGGTGTATTCATGTCCTGAATAAACGATAGTGTGCGGCGGCAGCGCGGCAAGCCGCGACAGGCTGGCCCACATCTGCTGCGGGCTGCCCTCGAACAGCCGCCCGCACCCCAGCGCCATCAGGCTGTCAGCGGTGAACACGGCATTTGAACCGGGCAGATAAAAGGCAATATGGCCAACGGTGTGACCCGAGACATCCATCACCTGCACCTCTTCGCCCAGCAGCGTGAAGCTGCCGCCGTCCTCAACGGCCATATCCAGATCCGGCAGCCGGTGGGCGTCGGCTGCAGCGCCGATCACCTTGGCGCCATAGGCTTCCTGCAGGTCGGCTACACCATCGGTATGGTCCCAGTGGTGATGGGTCAGCAGGATCCAGTCCAGCCCCCAGCCGCGCGCCGATAGCGCCGCCTTGATGGCGCCTGCTTCGGGCGCATCCACCAGCGCGGTCTCGCCTGATGCAGGATTGCGGATCAAAAAGGCATAGTTGTCCGACAGGCACGGCAGGGTGATGATCTCAAGAGGCATGGTCATTCGCCTTTACATTGCTAAACTGCGCCCAGATTGGCCGAAGCAGCAGGCACCCGCAATGCATCTTGATGTTCAGGATCTCAGGAACTTCTATTACCGCAGCACCCTGGGGCGTGCGGCGCAGGCGTCGATCCGCGGCCGTCTGCTGGATATCTGGCCAGGCACCGAAGGGCTGACGGTGGCGGGCTTCGGTTTTGCCGCGCCGCTGCTGCGTCCCTACCTGCCCGAGGCGCGCCGGGTGATGGCGCTGATGCCGGGGCCGCAGGGGGTGATGCAATGGCCCGCGGGGCTGCCCAATGTCTCGGTCCTGTGCGAGGAGACCAGCTGGCCCGTCGACACTGGCAGGATCGACCGGCTGGTAGTGATGCATGGTCTGGAGACCTCGGAGCGGCCAACAAAGCTGCTGGAAGAATGCTGGCGGGTGCTGGGTCCCGGCGGGCGGGCCATTTTCGTCGTGCCAAACCGGGCCGGGCTTTGGGCGCGGTCGGATCTGACCCCGTTCGGCTTTGGCCGCCCCTACACTCTGCGCCAGCTCGAAGGTCAGCTGCGCGAGCACCAATTCGCCATCGAACAGCACACCGCGGCGCTGTACCGGCTGCCCAGCCACAAACGGTTCTGGCTGAAATCCGGCGCGATGCTGGAAAAAATGGGCCGTAAACTGCCGGCGATGCTGGCCGGCGGCGTGTTCATGGTCGAGGTCAGCAAGCAGACCCACACACAGCGCGGCCACATGGTCGGCACCAAGGTCCGCAGCCGGATCCGGGTGCTCGAAGGTCTGTCCAACCCGATGCCGGAACCGGCCTGACGCGTCCGGGGCTGATCCGGCCCGTCTGTGGCTGATTTCGATTCCCTGAAACTGCGGGTTCGGCGCCCGGGGGCGCTGAAAAGACGGGTTCTGGTCCGATATGTGACGAAATCGGCCGCAAATGCCGCTTTCCGGAATCGCCAAATCCTGCAGTTCAGCCGCACTTTTTTATTTCTCGACTGTGGTCAAAGGGCCGCACTTGCCTTAAGTCGTTGAAAACGCTGTAAACATGCTTCTTCGAGTTGCCGTTTAGGCAGTTGATAGGTCGCATCCGCTCTGCTAGACCCACGCTGATTTCAACGCCCCGCTGCCAATGGGGGATGACTCACGCCCCCGGACGCCGCCTGTGGCCGGGTACGCCAACCGGGGCCAATAACATATCGGAAGGGTGGACGTGTCCGAACCAGCTTCGATTTCTGCAGGCATTGCCGCGCGCTATGCCACGGCGGTGTTCGACATCGCGCAAGAAAACAAGGC includes these proteins:
- the gloB gene encoding hydroxyacylglutathione hydrolase, whose product is MTMPLEIITLPCLSDNYAFLIRNPASGETALVDAPEAGAIKAALSARGWGLDWILLTHHHWDHTDGVADLQEAYGAKVIGAAADAHRLPDLDMAVEDGGSFTLLGEEVQVMDVSGHTVGHIAFYLPGSNAVFTADSLMALGCGRLFEGSPQQMWASLSRLAALPPHTIVYSGHEYTQSNGAFAVTADPGNPALQARIRDIAKARNDGMPTVPSSLQLELDTNPFLRAGDSAVRAHLRMEDAEDAEVFAEIRRRKDSF
- a CDS encoding class I SAM-dependent methyltransferase, giving the protein MHLDVQDLRNFYYRSTLGRAAQASIRGRLLDIWPGTEGLTVAGFGFAAPLLRPYLPEARRVMALMPGPQGVMQWPAGLPNVSVLCEETSWPVDTGRIDRLVVMHGLETSERPTKLLEECWRVLGPGGRAIFVVPNRAGLWARSDLTPFGFGRPYTLRQLEGQLREHQFAIEQHTAALYRLPSHKRFWLKSGAMLEKMGRKLPAMLAGGVFMVEVSKQTHTQRGHMVGTKVRSRIRVLEGLSNPMPEPA